Proteins from a genomic interval of Aspergillus flavus chromosome 7, complete sequence:
- a CDS encoding tripeptidyl aminopeptidase (tripeptidyl-peptidase sed2), whose product MFFSRGALSLAVLSLLSSSAAGEAFEKLSAVPKGWHYSSTPKGNTEVCLKIALAQKDAAGFEKTVLEMSDPDHPSYGQHFTTHDEMKRMLLPRDDTVDAVRQWLENGGVTDFTQDADWINFCTTVDTANKLLNAQFKWYVSDVKHIRRLRTLQYDVPESVTPHINTIQPTTRFGKISPKKAVTHSKPSQLDVTALAAAVVAKNISHCDSIITPTCLKELYNIGDYQADANSGSKIAFASYLEEYARYADLENFENYLAPWAKGQNFSVTTFNGGLNDQNSSSDSGEANLDLQYILGVSAPLPVTEFSTGGRGPLVPDLTQPDPNSNSNEPYLEFFQNVLKLDQKDLPQVISTSYGENEQEIPEKYARTVCNLIAQLGSRGVSVLFSSGDSGVGEGCMTNDGTNRTHFPPQFPAACPWVTSVGATFKTTPERGTYFSSGGFSDYWPRPEWQDEAVSSYLETIGDTFKGLYNSSGRAFPDVAAQGMNFAVYDKGTLGEFDGTSASAPAFSAVIALLNDARLRAGKPTLGFLNPWLYKTGRQGLQDITLGASIGCTGRARFGGAPDGGPVVPYASWNATQGWDPVTGLGTPDFAELKKLALGN is encoded by the exons ATGTTCTTCAGTCGTGGAGCGCTTTCGCTCGCAGTGCTTTCACTGCTCAGCTCCTCCGCCGCAGGGGAGGCTTTTGAGAAGCTGTCTGCCGTTCCAAAGG GATGGCACTATTCTAGTACCCCTAAAGGCAACACTGAGGTTTGTCTGAAGATCGCCCTCGCGCAGAAGGATGCTGCTGGGTTCGAAAAGACCGTCTTGGAGATGTCGGATCCCGACCACCCCAGCTACGGCCAGCACTTCACCACCCACGACGAGATGAAGCGCATGCTTCTTCCCAGAGATGACACCGTTGATGCCGTTCGACAATGGCTCGAAAACGGCGGCGTGACCGACTTTACCCAGGATGCCGACTGGATCAACTTCTGTACTACCGTCGATACCGCGAACAAACTCTTGAATGCCCAGTTCAAATGGTACGTCAGCGATGTGAAGCACATCCGCCGTCTCAGAACACTGCAGTACGACGTCCCCGAGTCGGTCACCCCTCacatcaacaccatccaACCGACCACCCGTTTTGGCAAGATTAGCCCCAAGAAGGCCGTTACCCACAGCAAGCCCTCCCAGTTGGACGTGACCGCCCTTGCTGCCGCTGTCGTTGCAAAGAACATCTCGCACTGTGATTCCATCATTACCCCCACCTGTCTGAAGGAGCTTTACAACATTGGTGATTACCAGGCCGATGCAAACTCGGGCAGCAAGATCGCCTTCGCCAGCTATCTGGAGGAGTACGCGCGCTACGCTGACCTGGAGAACTTTGAGAACTACCTTGCTCCCTGGGCTAAGGGCCAGAACTTCTCCGTTACCACCTTCAACGGCGGTCTCAATGATCAGAACTCCTCGTCCGATAGCGGTGAGGCCAACCTGGACCTGCAGTACATTCTTGGTGTCAGCGCTCCACTGCCCGTTACTGAATTCAGCACCGGAGGCCGTGGTCCCCTCGTTCCTGATCTGACCCAGCCGGATCCCAACTCTAACAGCAATGAGCCGTACCTTGAGTTCTTCCAGAATGTGTTGAAGCTCGACCAGAAGGACCTCCCCCAGGTCATCTCGACCTCCTATGGAGAGAACGAACAG GAAATCCCCGAAAAGTACGCTCGCACCGTCTGCAACCTGATCGCTCAGCTTGGCAGCCGCGGTGTCTCcgttctcttctcctccggTGACTCTGGTGTTGGCGAGGGCTGCATGACCAACGACGGCACCAACCGGACTCACTTCCCACCCCAGTTCCCCGCCGCTTGCCCGTGGGTCACCTCCGTCGGCGCCACCTTCAAGACCACTCCCGAGCGCGGCACCTACTTCTCCTCGGGCGGTTTCTCCGACTACTGGCCCCGTCCCGAATGGCAGGATGAGGCCGTGAGCAGCTACCTCGAGACGATCGGCGACACTTTCAAGGGCCTCTACAACTCCTCCGGCCGTGCTTTCCCCGACGTCGCAGCCCAGGGCATGAACTTCGCCGTCTACGACAAGGGCACCTTGGGCGAGTTCGACGgcacctccgcctccgccccGGCCTTCAGCGCCGTCATCGCTCTCCTGAACGATGCCCGTCTCCGCGCCGGCAAGCCCACTCTCGGCTTCCTGAACCCCTGGTTGTACAAGACCGGCCGCCAGGGTCTGCAAGATATCACCCTCGGTGCTAGCATTGGCTGCACCGGTCGCGCTCGCTTCGGCGGCGCCCCTGACGGTGGTCCCGTCGTGCCTTACGCTAGCTGGAACGCTACCCAGGGCTGGGATCCCGTCACTGGTCTCGGAACTCCCGATTTCGCCgagctcaagaagcttgCCCTTGGCAactaa
- a CDS encoding amino acid permease family protein (unnamed protein product) — MDLESNSQPLKPHLVDQDVQDAHDLAAMGHDQALTRKFDLWSMLALAFCVLGTYSTFAQDLSSGLTNGGAVAILWGLVLVTACNLCVALSLGELASSMPTALGQAYWVFRLWDTPLGRFASYMCAWINTFGWWTLTASQIAFMTEFLLGMKVMFEPTWEGAGTGWLEFLVYIGCVLLLTVINVVGCRRDKILPWINNFVGVWFTALFVILSLVLLISVGVKKDLSFQPASFVFGKWINQTGWSDGVVWFTGLVQAAYGLTAFDAVIHMVEEIPAPRKNAPRVIWLAVLLGAVTGFIFMVVCLFCIQDVDKVVDSPSGLPFIELMLETIGLKGGATLIALFIFNGLGQGIGILTTASRLTWGFARDGGLPWSGYLSHVDPVWRVPARSLWFQGVLIALVGILYLFANTVLEAILSVSTIALTISYGMPIAALLVVGRDKLPPGQFNLGRWGKPLNWISIIYCAITTVFFFFPGSPNPPAGDMNYAIAVFGVMLVVSVGFWFLQGSRTYLKTEDAIAQMIVAQRLENEGTVEPDSKKK, encoded by the exons ATGGACCTGGAATCCAACTCCCAACCCCTTAAACCGCACTTGGTCGATCAAGATGTGCAAGATGCTCACGATCTCGCTGCGATGGGCCATGACCAGGCCCTCACGCGCAAATTCGACCTGTGGAGCATGCTAGCCTTGGCATTCTGCGTCCTAG GAACATATTCAACTTTTGCTCAGGATCTCAGCAGCGGTTTAACCAACGGCGGCGCTGTCGCTATTCTCTGGGGTCTCGTTCTGGTCACAGCATGTAACCTCTGTGTCGCCCTATCTCTTGGCGAGCTCGCCAGTAGCATGCCGACCGCGCTGGGTCAGGCGTACTGGGTCTTTCGACTATGGGATACCCCCTTGGGTCGCTTTGCTTCGTACATGTGCGCGTGGATCAACACCTTCGGCTGGTGGACGTTGACCGCGTCACAAATCGCCTTCATGACCGAGTTTCTTCTTGGCATGAAGGTCATGTTCGAGCCGACGTGGGAAGGAGCTGGGACCGGGTGGCTGGAATTCCTCGTCTACATCGGCTGTGTCCTTCTCTTGACCGTGATCAATGTGGTCGGGTGCCGGAGGGACAAAATCCTCCCCTGGATCAATAATTTCGTCGGTGTCTGGTTCACCGCGTTATTTGTCATTTTGTCGCTGGTTTTGCTTATCTCGGTCGGAGTAAAGAAGGATCTATCTTTCCAGCCCGCGtccttcgtcttcggcaAATGGATAAACCAGACCGGCTGGAGCGATGGTGTAGTGTGGTTTACGGGACTGGTCCAGGCCGCGTACGGTTTGACAGCTTTCGACGCGGTCATTCACATGGTGGAAGAAATCCCTGCACCCCGCAAGAACGCCCCTAGAGTTATTTGGTTGGCTGTGCTGCTTGGTGCCGTCACCGGTTTTATCTTCATGGTTGTCTGTCTATTCTGTATCCAGGATGTCGATAAGGTGGTCGACTCACCCAGCGGACTACCTTTCATTGAATTGATGCTCGAGACGATCGGATTGAAAGGCGGCGCGACATTGATCGcattatttatctttaaCGGCCTGGGACAAGGCATCGGTATCCTAACCACCGCATCTCGCTTGACATGGGGATTTGCGCGCGACGGCGGGTTACCCTGGAGCGGCTACCTCAGCCACGTGGACCCCGTGTGGAGAGTGCCCGCGCGGTCACTCTGGTTCCAGGGCGTTCTAATCGCTTTGGTCGGAATCCTGTATCTTTTCGCAAATACCGTGCTCGAAGCCATTCTCAGTGTGAGCACAATCGCCCTCACCATCTCCTACGGCATGCCCATCGCCGCTCTGCTCGTCGTCGGACGGGATAAACTGCCACCGGGCCAATTCAATCTTGGGCGATGGGGCAAGCCTCTGAACTGGATCAGCATTATCTACTGTGCCATCACAAcggtattcttcttcttccctggtTCACCGAATCCACCGGCGGGTGATATGAACTACGCCATTGCCGTCTTTGGAGTAATGCTGGTGGTATCTGTCGGCTTTTGGTTCCTTCAGGGAAGTCGCACGTATCTGAAGACGGAGGATGCCATTGCGCAGATGATTGTGGCGCAACGCTTGGAGAATGAAGGGACAGTTGAGCCGGAttcgaagaagaaatag
- a CDS encoding Mss4-like protein: MAEAKSYAGSCHCGQVKYTFSLSPPIEEQEVVQCNCSICHINGYLLVYPKIDDFEFPREDSVKAYRFASEQVPHYFCRNCGTSVYARSTIPQFSHLVALNVVLSFFFFY, translated from the exons ATGGCAGAAGCCAAGTCATACGCCGGAAGTTGCCACTGTGGCCAAGTCAAGTACACCTTTTCATTATCGCCACCGATTGAGGAACAGGAGGTCGTCCAGTGTAACT GCTCCATTTGCCATATTAATGGCTATTTACTGGTTTATCCGAAAATAGACGATTTTGAGTTTCCGAGGGAGGACTCTGTGAag GCTTATCGCTTTGCTTCCGAACAGGTCCCCCATTATTTCTGTAGGAATTGTGGGACTAGTGTTTATGCGAGAAGTACTATTCCGCAATTCAGTCATCTTGTTGCCTTGAATGTagttctctcttttttttttttttattaa
- a CDS encoding GABA permease has product MTDTADIKNQLPYEVEKLSDESLAPDDAVLQAQGHRPELARSFSWVGAIGLSFSIANSWLGYGATFGTPLAYGGGPTVLFGVMIAAVAQWIVLLGLAELCSALPSSGGQYHFTYILAPPKYKKFAAYTVGITNVIAWWVSAASGIIYTGISAFGIAVFWYPDFQHERWQIYLCYVLVVTLTLVPVFAVPQRRYDYLTKTTFTLSITGLIIVLIAVLASGRGRYHPEILTTFQGTSGWDTAPAWLLSITMGQYCYAAIGAVTHIAEEMPQPGRRIPLVINLGVLVGVMTAVPWVTVMLCGIHDIDAVHKAFIPSMEVYYQATGSKVGATALQAFMTFLYWTCGPSQWITSSRIAWAFSRDNGLPFSHYWNFIDPKFNIPVRTTFLSVSFCLLYGLVYIASSTAFNCIVNMSILFLNISFTVPQAILATVGRDKLPVRAFNLGRWGYAVNIFSTVWLTFSGILFCFPTKLPATAGSMNYGSAVLVGVYILIMLLWLERKNKFTGPKINWDALNMSNKLA; this is encoded by the exons ATGACTGACACCGCAGATATCAAGAATCAGCTTCCGTACGAGGTAGAAAAACTATCCGACGAGAGCCTTGCTCCAGACGATGCCGTCCTCCAGGCCCAGGGTCATCGGCCCGAGCTTGCACGGTCATTTTCCTGGGTGGGAGCCATTGGATTGTCGTTCAG TATTGCCAACTCATGGTTAGGTTACGGAGCAACGTTCGGAACGCCCCTGGCATATGGAGGTGGCCCGACCGTCCTCTTCGGAGTGATGATTGCGGCGGTAGCGCAATGGATCGTGCTGCTAGGACTGGCAGAGCTATGCTCTGCATTACCCTCTTCAGGG GGTCAATATCACTTCACATATATCCTCGCTCCACCGAAGTACAAGAAGTTTGCCGCATACACAGTTGGTATTACCAATGTAATAGCATGGTGGGTTAGTGCGGCATCGGGCATCATCTATACAGGCATCTCGGCGTTTGGGATAGCAGTGTTCTGGTATCCAGACTTTCAGCATGAGAGGTGGCAAATATACTTGTGTTATGTGTTGGTGGTCACTTTGACCT TGGTTCCTGTCTTCGCCGTTCCACAGAGACGTTATGATTACCTGACGAAAACCACGTTTACCCTGTCCATAACCGGCTTAATCATAGTCTTGATAGCTGTGCTCGCCTCAGGCCGGGGACGCTACCATCCTGAAATCCTCACGACGTTCCAGGGGACCAGTGGCTGGGACACGGCCCCAGCATGGTTGCTGAGCATCACGATGGGACAATACTGCTATGCGGCTATCGGAGCTGTCACACATATCGCGGAGGAAATGCCACAACCGGGCCGGAGGATCCCTCTTGTGAT TAATCTCGGAGTCCTAGTAGGTGTTATGACAGCTGTACCGTGGGTCACAGTGATGCTCTGCGGCATCCATGACATTGATGCAGTTCACAAGGCTTTCATCCCTAGCATGGAGGTCTACTACCAAGCGACAGGAAGCAAGGTGGGCGCCACAGCGCTGCAAGCCTTCATGACATTTCTGTATTGGA CCTGCGGTCCAAGCCAATGGATAACCTCGAGTCGGATCGCGTGGGCGTTCTCTAGAGAT AACGgccttcctttctcccacTATTGGAATTTCATCGACCCGAAGTTCAACATCCCCGTGCGCACCACATTCCTGTCGGTTTCGTTCTGTCTCCTTTACGGCCTGGTCTATATCGCCAGTTCGACCGCATTCAACTGCATCGTGAACATGTCGATCCTCTTCTTGAACATCAGCTTCACCGTCCCACAGGCCATCCTGGCGACAGTTGGACGGGACAAGCTTCCGGTACGCGCTTTTAACCTGGGTCGATGGGGATACGCAGTGAATATTTTCTCCACCGTATGGTTGACTTTCAGTGGGATACTGTTCTGTTTCCCGACCAAACTACCGGCAACAGCAGGGTCGATGAATTA TGGGTCGGCTGTCCTAGTGGGAGTGTATATCCTTATAATGCTACTGTGGTTAGAGCGGAAGAATAAGTTCACCGGGCCAAAGATCAACTGGGATGCATTGAACATGAGCAACAAATTGGCATGA
- a CDS encoding putative MFS transporter produces MLNCSFCPFLEERRALKMYSYLVVPRNKCTNYDISRTSFGVYRGRVSSLTWAIHVEKTNTSSASRRTVVGMWTDLVLGQCGNGSMNHILHGWTDNTWQRSNCRANLGCIPLLFTWFSAVLGPVDIKTQILISESQKLPKSMATNNPDLDSALAQQSPTPEKSAQQAKPVFKEAERWNHPRSNILKTLATFWSFLVMGANDAAYGPLIPYLENYYNLSYTIVSLVFLSPLGGYTLAALLNNKIHTTLGRRGVAWISPGCHLLAYIVNCVHPPYPVLVVSFIFAGFGNGLADSAWNAWIGNMANANELLGLLHGLYGVGAVLSPLIATSLITEAKVPWYYFYYIMVCRYLRCVEKVSDIIALQIGCAAMELAFCLTVFWDSTAAALQEATPQGDDPAGGLRQALFTKRSARVTWICAFFLLGYVGIEVALGGWIVTFMMRVRHGEDFASGMVATGFWLGIACGRVVLGFITPRIGEKMAIIVYSLFAIACGLILWLVPNFYASAVAVSFQGFFLGPFFPAAVIVATKLLPRALHVSAIGFAAAFGGGGAAVLPFVVGAIAQARGVQVLQPFIIGLSGGILLLWLGLPRMPKKGDKKGEGTSHV; encoded by the exons ATGCTCAATTGCTCATTTTGTCCTTTCCTCGAAGAAAGGAGGGCTCTTAAAATGTACTCTTACTTAGTAGTGCCACGAAATAAATGTACAAACTATGATATCTCACGGACCTCCTTTGGGGTCTATAGAGGACGTGTATCAAGTCTCACATGGGCTATTCATGTCGAAAAGACCAACACCTCGTCTGCCTCTCGTCGCACCGTTGTGGGGATGTGGACTGATTTAGTTTTGGGTCAATGTGGCAATGGATCGATGAATCACATCCTACACGGTTGGACCGACAATACTTGGCAAAGAAGTAACTGTAGGGCCAATTTAGGCTGTATTCCACTACTCTTTACTTGGTTTAGCGCTGTGCTGGGTCCTGTCGATATAAAGACCCAGATCCTAATTTCTGAATCTCAGAAGTTACCCAAAAGCATGGCGACTAACAATCCAGACTTAGACAGTGCTTTAGCACAGCAAAGCCCAACTCCTGAAAAGAGCGCACAGCAGGCTAAGCCTGTATTTAAAGAGGCGGAACGATGGAATCATCCCAGGTCCAATATACTCAAGACGCTGGCTACATTTTGGAGTTTTCTGGTGATGGGAGCGAATGATGCCGCGTATGGG CCTTTAATTCCATAT CTcgaaaattattataatctctCTTATACTATCGTCTCTCTAGTTTTCCTGTCACCGCTGGGCGGCTATACCCTGGCTGCGCTACTTAACAACAAGATCCATACAACGCTTGGTCGCCGCGGAGTGGCCTGGATTTCCCCGGGATGCCATTTATTGGCATATATTGTCAATTGCGTCCATCCCCCATATCCAGTTCTAGTAGTGTCCTTCATTTTCGCGGGTTTCGGAAATGGATTGGCGGACTCAGCCTGGAACGCTTGGATTGGCAATATGGCCAATGCCAACGAACTCCTGGGACTCCTACACGGACTATATGGTGTTGGGGCAGTTCTGAGCCCACTGATAGCGACTTCGTTAATTACGGAGGCAAAAGTGCCCTGGTactatttttactatattatgGTATGTCGTTATCTCAGATGTGTTGAGAAAGTCTCTGATATAATAGCTTTACAGATTGGTTGTGCCGCTATGGAGCTTGCGTTTTGTCTAACTGTCTTTTGGGATTCCACAGCAGCAGCCTTACAGGAGGCTACTCCCCAAGGGGACGACCCTGCTGGAGGCCTGCGTCAAGCTCTCTTCACGAAGCGATCTGCTAGGGTCACTTGGATTTGCGcattcttcctcctcgggtATGTCGGCATTGAAGTCGCTTTGGGCGGATGGATCGTGACGTTCATGATGCGAGTGCGACACGGAGAAGACTTCGCCAGCGGCATGGTAGCCACGGGCTTCTGGCTAGGCATTGCCTGTGGTCGAGTAGTACTCGGTTTCATCACTCCACGAATCGGGGAAAAGATGGCCATTATC GTATACTCCCTCTTCGCAATAGCCTGTGGACTCATCCTCTGGCTCGTGCCTAACTTCTACGCATCCGCCGTCGCGGTCTCATTCCAGGGATTCTTCCTCGGTCCTTTCTTCCCAGCTGCAGTTATTGTCGCTACCAAGTTGCTTCCACGAGCATTACACGTCAGTGCCATTGGGTTTGCGGCGGCAtttggaggtggtggagctgCTGTGCTGCCTTTCGTTGTGGGCGCTATTGCACAGGCGCGAGGTGTGCAGGTCTTGCAGCCATTTATCATTGGTCTCTCCGGTGGGATTTTGTTGTTATGGTTGGGGCTTCCACGGATGCCAAAGAAAGGCGACaaaaagggggaggggaCTTCGCATGTATAG
- a CDS encoding kinase-like domain-containing protein, with the protein MNPFVRLGRFLRRLPSPPRTPSASNFPVLDPATKVEEERMPAYDRGLFFPVKLGDIFQARYQVISKLGFGANSTVWFCRDLRDHRYIALKIFIGSPRENQEVRVLDHLSNIRSNHPGSSLVRKMIDKFELTGPRGIHQCIVYEPLLTSLLHFQATLDPKSLPEDLLKGALQQLLLALDYLHSEAHVIHTDIQAKNIIISAKDDSIFREWDASEAADPSPRKVKDDYTIYLSRPFRRKKGWSGFGMPLLSDFGEARIGEVHNGLVQPDIYRAPEVILGMSWTAKVDIWNVGVLIWDLFEDHHLFDGRGPDGRHSDAQLLAEMMAMLGPPSAEFLRKSSLSQNYWDISGQWKPSEVIPRISLEDSEEYLEGSNKQMFMQFVRKMLRWDPDERQSARELLTDPWLNNQQ; encoded by the exons ATGAACCCGTTCGTACGACTCGGCCGGTTTCTTCGACGGCTGCCGTCTCCTCCAAGAACGCCCAGCGCCTCCAATTTCCCCGTCCTTGATCCTGCAACTAAAGTTGAGGAGGAGCGAATGCCTGCGTATGATCGAGGCCTTTTTTTCCCGGTCAAACTTGGTGATATTTTCCAAGCCAGATACCAAGTGATCAGCAAATTGGGTTTCGGAGCAAACTCGACGGTTTGGTTTTGTCGTGACCTTCG AGATCATCGGTATATAGCTCTGAAAATATTTATCGGCAGCCCCAGGGAAAACCAGGAAGTGCGCGTGCTTGACCACCTCTCAAATATAAGGTCGAATCATCCTGGCAGCAGCCTGGTCCGCAAAATGATCGATAAATTCGAGCTCACGGGTCCAAGAGGCATCCACCAATGCATTGTTTACGAACCTCTTTTGACCAgccttcttcattttcaagCAACATTGGACCCGAAAAGCCTCCCTGAGGACTTGCTAAAGGGTGCATTGCAGCAGCTCTTACTGGCCCTTGATTATCTACACTCAGAGGCACACGTTATACACACTG ACATCCAAgcaaagaatattattatcagCGCAAAAGACGACTCAATTTTCCGTGAATGGGATGCCAGCGAGGCTGCTGATCCGAGCCCTCGAAAGGTGAAAGACGactatactatctatttGTCTCGACCGTTTCGTCGTAAGAAGGGATGGAGTGGTTTTGGGATGCCACTGCTTTCAGACTTTGGAGAAGCTCGCATCGGGGAGGTACACAATGGATTGGTGCAGCCCGACATCTACCGCGCTCCCGAAGTGATTCTCGGAATGAGTTGGACCGCAAAAGTCGATATATGGAACGTTGGAGTGCTG ATCTGGGATCTCTTCGAGGACCACCATCTATTTGATGGTAGGGGACCAGATGGTCGTCATTCTGATGCCCAACTCCTCGCGGAAATGATGGCAATGCTGGGCCCTCCATCTGCTGAATTTCTGCGCAAATCATCCCTCAGTCAAAATTACTGGGATATCTCAG GCCAATGGAAACCCTCCGAAGTAATCCCACGTATCTCACTGGAGGACTCTGAAGAGTATCTAGAGGGATCGAACAAGCAAATGTTTATGCAGTTCGTTAGGAAGATGCTTCGATGGGACCCGGATGAGAGACAGAGCGCCCGTGAACTTTTAACAGACCCTTGGTTAAACAATCAACAGTAG
- a CDS encoding uncharacterized protein (expressed protein) has protein sequence MASPERQIENLTRRVEIFARIATANSLNYICPQCFCGYSEQRLLYRHFDKEKQNCRIHAALGERKSDHLAFVMNYKMALRTLIDAKDIPPNPHCFAREFVVEHYGEHP, from the coding sequence ATGGCTAGTCCAGAACGGCAAATCGAGAACCTCACAAGGCGAGTTGAGATATTTGCACGGATCGCAACGGCAAACTCCCTTAATTATATTTGCCCCCAATGCTTCTGCGGCTACAGTGAGCAAAGGCTGCTTTACCGCCActtcgacaaggagaaaCAGAATTGTCGGATACACGCAGCGCTGGGGGAGAGGAAGTCCGACCATCTGGCATTTGTTATGAACTATAAAATGGCGCTCCGAACACTTATAGACGCGAAGGATATCCCCCCAAACCCCCACTGTTTCGCGCGTGAGTTCGTGGTCGAACACTACGGAGAGCATCCATGA